From a region of the Lactuca sativa cultivar Salinas chromosome 4, Lsat_Salinas_v11, whole genome shotgun sequence genome:
- the LOC111906789 gene encoding NAC domain-containing protein 2 has protein sequence MTGDNLVLPPGFRFHPTDEELVMHYLIKKCASQTISVPIIAEIDLYKFDPWQLPEMALYGEKEWYFFSPRDRKYPNGSRPNRAAGTGYWKATGADKPIGKPKAVGIKKALVFYAGKAPRGVKTNWIMHEYRLANVDRSAGKRSNNLRLDDWVLCRIYNKKGVLEKHLNAETKSIQFSEVKIETKPDITAYSPVAKTSSFQAPLSSVPHHVMDDGFNFETSDSLPTLHTDSSSEHEREVQSDAKREDFQYNYIDPFADDAFTPQSQYYDYQLSPLQDIFMFMPKSFQM, from the exons ATGACTGGAGATAATTTGGTGTTGCCTCCTGGATTTAGATTCCATCCCACGGATGAAGAATTGGTTATGCATTACCTTATCAAGAAATGCGCTTCTCAAACGATTTCGGTTCCTATTATTGCTGAGATTGATTTGTATAAGTTCGATCCGTGGCAGCTTCCTG AGATGGCTCTGTACGGAGAAAAGGAATGGTACTTTTTCTCACCTAGAGACAGAAAGTATCCAAACGGATCTCGACCTAACAGAGCCGCAGGAACTGGTTACTGGAAAGCCACCGGAGCAGACAAGCCGATCGGAAAACCAAAAGCCGTCGGAATAAAGAAAGCGTTGGTGTTCTACGCCGGAAAAGCTCCGAGAGGCGTGAAAACGAATTGGATTATGCATGAATATCGTCTCGCTAACGTCGATAGATCCGCCGGCAAACGGAGCAACAATCTAAGG TTAGATGATTGGGTATTATGTCGGATATACAACAAGAAAGGCGTATTGGAAAAACATTTAAATGCAGAAACAAAATCAATACAATTTTCAGAGGTGAAAATTGAAACAAAACCGGATATCACAGCATATTCTCCCGTGGCTAAAACGTCATCGTTTCAAGCTCCATTGTCATCAGTACCTCATCACGTCATGGATGACGGATTTAATTTCGAAACATCGGATTCACTTCCCACTTTACACACGGATTCAAGTTCAGAACACGAAAGAGAAGTTCAAAGTGATGCTAAAAGAGAAGATTTTCAATATAATTATATTGATCCGTTTGCAGATGACGCTTTTACCCCTCAAAGTCAATACTACGATTATCAACTCTCTCCATTACAAGATATATTCATGTTCATGCCAAAATCATttcaaatgtaa